In the Carboxydothermus hydrogenoformans Z-2901 genome, one interval contains:
- the hisS gene encoding histidine--tRNA ligase: protein MLTQKPKGTNDLFPPEVFLWEEIERKFREVCRRFGYQEIRTPIFEHTELFERGVGETTDIVEKEMYTFLDKAGRSITLRPEGTAAVIRAYVEAKKYADPGPAKYFYIGPMFRYDKPQAGRLRQFHQLGVEILGSDEPMVDAEVILMALEFYREIGLNDVELRLNSVGCPECRKSLREKLINYFEERKEELCDLCKARLNRNPLRILDCKNESCQKIAQNAPTPLSELCPDCREHFTEVRKYLDLAQVKYVIDPFLVRGLDYYTKTAFEFVVPEIGAQSSIGGGGRYNGLIREIGGPDQPGIGFALGEERTILALKRKSEEISVPVPDLFVCLLGEEAREYGFPLINELRRLNLWVETDYQGKSLKAQLKAANRLKAKAALIIGEEELKSGRFILRDLDTGEQVELSRDELIEKYARERGKDNA from the coding sequence ATGCTTACCCAGAAACCTAAAGGCACTAACGACCTTTTTCCACCGGAAGTTTTCCTGTGGGAGGAGATAGAGCGGAAGTTTCGCGAAGTATGCCGGAGGTTTGGCTATCAGGAAATTCGCACCCCGATTTTTGAGCATACGGAGCTTTTTGAGCGGGGAGTCGGGGAAACCACCGATATTGTAGAAAAAGAGATGTATACTTTTTTAGATAAGGCCGGAAGGTCAATAACCTTACGGCCCGAGGGAACGGCTGCGGTGATTAGAGCGTATGTCGAAGCAAAAAAATACGCCGACCCCGGTCCTGCGAAGTATTTTTACATTGGACCGATGTTTCGTTACGATAAACCCCAGGCCGGAAGGCTGAGGCAGTTTCACCAGCTCGGGGTTGAAATCCTGGGTAGCGATGAGCCCATGGTGGATGCGGAAGTAATTTTAATGGCGCTGGAGTTTTACCGGGAGATTGGCCTGAATGACGTTGAGCTTCGCTTAAATAGCGTAGGTTGCCCTGAGTGCCGGAAAAGCTTACGGGAGAAACTTATTAACTATTTTGAAGAGCGTAAAGAGGAATTATGCGACTTGTGTAAGGCAAGGCTTAACCGAAATCCCTTGAGAATTTTGGATTGCAAAAATGAAAGCTGTCAAAAAATCGCCCAGAATGCTCCCACGCCCTTATCGGAGCTTTGCCCCGATTGCCGGGAGCATTTTACCGAGGTTAGGAAATACCTGGATTTAGCTCAAGTAAAATACGTAATTGACCCCTTTTTAGTAAGGGGGCTTGATTATTATACCAAGACAGCTTTTGAGTTTGTGGTGCCGGAGATAGGAGCCCAAAGCTCCATTGGCGGCGGAGGAAGGTATAACGGCTTAATCCGGGAGATCGGAGGGCCGGATCAGCCGGGAATAGGCTTTGCTCTGGGGGAAGAAAGAACTATCTTGGCTTTAAAAAGAAAAAGCGAAGAGATTTCCGTTCCTGTGCCGGACCTTTTCGTCTGCCTTTTGGGAGAAGAAGCCCGCGAGTACGGGTTTCCTTTAATAAATGAATTACGGAGGCTGAACCTCTGGGTAGAAACCGATTATCAGGGGAAAAGCTTGAAGGCTCAGTTAAAGGCGGCAAACCGCCTAAAAGCAAAAGCGGCATTAATTATTGGCGAAGAGGAGTTAAAGTCAGGCAGGTTTATTTTAAGAGACCTGGATACGGGTGAGCAGGTAGAGCTTTCCCGGGATGAACTTATCGAAAAATATGCCAGGGAAAGGGGTAAGGACAATGCTTAA
- a CDS encoding glycosyltransferase, whose translation MQELLLLHGYFLSGSGSNLLVRNLASNFAEKDLKTVLVCQERNPEKYPFIRDAIIVEPDTGKLVPYYHNPGGKVILYNPKTSLLPVFVYDDYPGFKVKTFTELSIEELERYINEMVTSLKIISANHNIQFVFAQHLIINPYIVKQLGLPYSITVHGSDISYTIERDERYHFYAREGIKGAYKVITLSNELTRRLKPYLDYPEKVIEITPGVDGKLFGELAAVNLLQIKGNGRSKETEESFYHGLSQVRSLNELLKYIDFIRKNYDYSLTDQHAGEKLNKVSRGRNLILFLGKHLYAKGPQLLALALPYLLEEKVNAAFVGHGLYREVVEALVYFLRENREDLVAEILNYGEEGYPNPGKMFYEELTKSEKEQYLKLARQNLTGDRVVFTGQIFHPELAAVIQRAKLLVVPSLVKEAFGMVAVEGIAAGALPLVDGEGGMASIITNYTAFLKKKGFNLSLDTFILSKLRTAEGVREIVDKGKRLLELYEKLGEEQIWNLNRDFIHSYYDWSRIAQKYRELSQNYWQENPKIC comes from the coding sequence GTGCAGGAATTACTCCTTCTTCACGGTTACTTTCTTTCCGGGAGTGGAAGTAATCTCTTGGTACGAAACTTGGCCTCTAACTTTGCTGAAAAAGATCTAAAAACCGTATTGGTGTGTCAGGAAAGAAACCCTGAAAAGTATCCCTTTATCCGGGATGCCATTATAGTTGAGCCGGATACCGGAAAACTCGTGCCTTATTATCATAATCCCGGGGGAAAAGTAATTTTATATAATCCTAAAACCAGTCTTTTACCGGTTTTTGTTTATGATGATTACCCGGGATTTAAGGTAAAAACTTTTACCGAGCTCTCAATTGAAGAATTAGAGCGGTATATTAATGAAATGGTGACTTCACTAAAAATAATTAGCGCAAACCACAATATTCAATTTGTTTTTGCCCAGCATTTAATAATTAATCCCTATATTGTGAAACAGCTTGGTTTACCTTACAGCATAACCGTTCATGGAAGTGACATTAGCTATACCATTGAACGGGATGAACGCTATCATTTTTACGCCCGGGAAGGAATTAAAGGAGCTTACAAAGTTATTACGTTAAGCAATGAACTAACCCGGAGATTAAAACCGTACCTTGATTATCCGGAAAAAGTTATAGAGATTACTCCAGGAGTAGATGGGAAACTTTTTGGTGAACTTGCAGCAGTAAATTTGCTACAAATTAAAGGTAATGGAAGAAGTAAGGAAACCGAAGAAAGCTTTTATCATGGGTTAAGCCAGGTAAGATCGCTAAATGAGCTGTTGAAATATATAGATTTTATCCGCAAAAATTATGACTATTCGCTAACGGATCAACACGCCGGGGAAAAGCTAAATAAGGTAAGTAGGGGACGAAATTTAATCTTATTTTTGGGAAAACATTTATATGCCAAAGGGCCCCAGCTTTTAGCCCTGGCCCTACCGTATCTTTTGGAGGAAAAGGTTAATGCTGCTTTTGTGGGTCACGGACTCTACCGGGAGGTAGTGGAGGCATTGGTTTATTTTTTAAGAGAAAACCGGGAGGATTTGGTAGCGGAAATTTTAAATTACGGCGAAGAAGGTTATCCCAATCCCGGGAAAATGTTTTATGAAGAGCTTACGAAGAGCGAAAAAGAGCAATACTTAAAGTTAGCACGCCAAAACCTGACAGGCGATAGAGTGGTATTTACCGGGCAGATTTTTCACCCGGAATTAGCAGCAGTAATTCAGCGAGCAAAGCTTTTGGTAGTTCCTTCATTGGTGAAGGAGGCTTTTGGCATGGTTGCGGTGGAAGGGATTGCAGCGGGTGCGCTGCCTCTGGTGGACGGAGAAGGAGGTATGGCTTCGATAATTACCAATTACACCGCATTTTTAAAGAAAAAGGGATTTAATTTAAGCTTAGATACCTTTATCTTGAGTAAACTGCGTACTGCTGAAGGGGTAAGGGAAATAGTGGACAAAGGCAAAAGGCTCCTTGAACTTTACGAAAAACTTGGAGAGGAGCAAATCTGGAATTTAAACCGCGACTTTATCCACAGTTATTATGACTGGTCGAGAATTGCCCAAAAATACCGGGAGCTTTCGCAAAATTACTGGCAGGAAAACCCTAAAATTTGTTGA